A stretch of Bacillus pseudomycoides DNA encodes these proteins:
- a CDS encoding YbaK/EbsC family protein: MYEEVISLLHKTNASYEKFEHEPVLDYETDRVVRERLGLHGIPSKSLFLKSKSGSYYVFFTLEGTRLERNEMKKITGEHLSICSPNELREQTGCIPGCVAPFGYSQDVTIIVDNAIYAYDKILITPGVPEFTIELSTEELKKILSTCQNTVLEYFKK, translated from the coding sequence ATGTACGAAGAAGTAATCTCTTTATTACATAAAACAAATGCTTCCTATGAAAAATTCGAACACGAACCAGTTCTTGATTATGAAACAGATCGAGTCGTTCGTGAACGTCTCGGCTTACACGGTATTCCTAGTAAAAGCTTATTTTTAAAGTCAAAATCTGGATCCTATTACGTTTTCTTCACATTAGAAGGAACTCGCCTCGAGAGGAACGAAATGAAGAAAATCACTGGAGAGCACTTATCAATTTGTTCACCTAATGAACTACGAGAACAAACAGGTTGTATTCCTGGATGCGTGGCGCCTTTTGGTTACTCACAAGATGTAACAATTATTGTGGATAATGCCATCTATGCCTATGATAAAATTTTAATTACACCAGGTGTTCCAGAATTTACAATTGAATTATCCACAGAAGAATTAAAAAAGATTTTATCCACATGCCAAAATACTGTTTTAGAATATTTTAAAAAATAA
- a CDS encoding GNAT family N-acetyltransferase — protein sequence MSDKKVKRGVELKKEWLKDRFEEGLVFKKLDVKGKVFIEYIPAEYAWVPISAPGFTFINCFWVSGRFKGEGYGAQLLEECIQDSKAKGNHGIVVISSKNKRPYLSDGSYLKKKGFQVCDTAPPYFELLVYKFDSSAPSPHFTASAKDMKIPNQNGLVVYYTNQCPYTDYYVHQELANITQQYHIPFECIQLTSREDARRAPCAFTTYGAFYNGKFLTHEILSAKKFEKVMLNMQQI from the coding sequence ATGTCAGACAAAAAGGTAAAACGTGGTGTTGAGCTAAAAAAAGAGTGGCTAAAAGATCGATTTGAAGAAGGGCTTGTATTTAAAAAACTAGATGTGAAAGGAAAAGTATTCATTGAATACATTCCAGCTGAGTATGCATGGGTACCTATCTCTGCACCAGGATTCACATTTATTAATTGTTTTTGGGTATCGGGGCGTTTTAAAGGAGAAGGCTACGGTGCACAGCTCTTAGAAGAATGTATCCAAGATTCTAAGGCGAAAGGAAATCATGGAATCGTTGTTATCTCAAGTAAGAACAAACGCCCATATTTATCAGATGGCAGCTACTTAAAGAAAAAAGGATTTCAAGTATGTGACACCGCACCACCTTATTTTGAATTACTTGTATACAAATTTGATTCAAGTGCTCCTTCACCACATTTTACAGCAAGCGCCAAAGATATGAAGATTCCAAATCAAAACGGCTTAGTTGTCTATTATACAAATCAGTGTCCTTATACTGATTATTACGTTCATCAAGAATTAGCTAATATCACGCAGCAATATCACATTCCTTTCGAATGCATTCAGTTGACATCACGAGAAGATGCCAGGCGGGCTCCTTGTGCCTTCACAACATACGGAGCTTTTTATAACGGAAAATTTTTAACACACGAAATTTTAAGTGCAAAAAAATTTGAAAAAGTAATGCTGAATATGCAGCAAATATAG
- the lipA gene encoding lipoyl synthase, producing MTKQTEYKRKPEWLKIKLNTNENYTGLKKMMRSKQLHTVCEEAKCPNIHECWAVRKTATFMILGAVCTRACRFCAVKTGLPTELDLQEPERVADSVVHMGLKHVVITAVARDDLKDGGAAVFAETVRAVRRKNPFTSIEVLPSDMGGVEENLKMLMDAKPDILNHNIETVSRLSDRVRARAKYPRSLEFLRRAKEMQPDIPTKSSIMVGLGETREDLIEAMDDLRANNVDILTLGQYLQPSKKHLPVIKYYTPAEFAELKEIALSKGFSHCEAGPLVRSSYHADEQVRSAKENTAAAK from the coding sequence ATGACAAAACAAACAGAATATAAGCGCAAGCCCGAATGGTTGAAAATTAAGTTAAATACAAATGAAAACTATACAGGCTTAAAGAAAATGATGCGTTCTAAGCAGCTTCATACCGTTTGTGAAGAGGCAAAATGTCCAAACATTCACGAATGCTGGGCTGTAAGAAAAACAGCAACGTTTATGATTTTAGGTGCGGTTTGTACACGGGCTTGTCGTTTTTGTGCGGTTAAAACAGGCTTACCAACAGAGCTTGATTTACAAGAGCCAGAACGCGTAGCAGATTCTGTAGTACACATGGGCTTAAAACACGTTGTTATAACAGCGGTTGCACGTGATGATTTAAAAGATGGCGGAGCAGCTGTTTTTGCTGAAACAGTACGCGCTGTTCGTCGTAAAAATCCATTCACGTCTATTGAAGTGTTACCATCTGATATGGGCGGGGTAGAAGAAAACCTTAAAATGTTAATGGATGCAAAACCAGATATTTTGAACCATAACATTGAAACAGTAAGTCGATTATCTGACCGAGTTCGCGCTAGAGCAAAATACCCTCGTTCATTAGAGTTTTTACGTCGTGCAAAAGAAATGCAACCAGATATTCCAACTAAATCTAGCATTATGGTGGGCCTAGGTGAAACAAGAGAAGATTTAATTGAAGCAATGGACGACTTACGTGCGAACAATGTGGATATTTTAACGCTTGGACAATATTTACAACCATCTAAAAAGCATTTACCAGTTATTAAATACTATACACCAGCAGAATTTGCAGAGCTAAAAGAAATTGCACTTAGCAAAGGGTTTAGCCACTGTGAAGCTGGTCCGCTTGTGCGTTCTTCTTATCATGCGGATGAGCAAGTACGTTCTGCGAAGGAAAATACAGCAGCAGCAAAATAA
- a CDS encoding YhfC family intramembrane metalloprotease, whose translation MISNAVITSMILQLAISVLVPIIVLIYFRKKYQINWKVVGIGVLIFIGFAQILETPFHVFMLGNPTTSELLKNPFLYALYGGLTAAIFEEAGRFIAFFYLLKKFREYKDGLAYGIGHGGIESISIGALASLQTLYFAISINNGSFSKLIEKAPQLSQVQDLLLSTPSHLYLLGSLERILALVLQIAFSILVLYGVKHKKYIFVIYAGLFHAFVDFFAALYQKQVINIFVAEGITFICAVGAFILIRKMKDKLTIEPEKN comes from the coding sequence ATGATTTCAAATGCTGTAATTACTAGTATGATTTTGCAACTGGCAATCTCAGTTCTCGTTCCCATTATCGTGCTTATTTATTTTCGAAAAAAATATCAGATAAACTGGAAAGTTGTTGGTATTGGTGTTCTTATCTTTATCGGATTTGCGCAAATTCTTGAAACACCTTTTCACGTATTTATGCTCGGGAATCCGACAACATCTGAGTTATTAAAAAATCCATTTCTTTATGCCCTCTACGGCGGACTCACTGCTGCTATCTTTGAAGAAGCAGGGCGATTCATTGCCTTCTTCTACTTACTTAAGAAATTCCGGGAATATAAAGATGGTTTAGCATACGGAATTGGACACGGAGGAATTGAATCTATTTCAATTGGAGCTCTAGCTAGTCTGCAAACTCTATACTTTGCTATTTCAATCAATAATGGAAGTTTTTCAAAACTTATTGAAAAGGCCCCTCAGCTCAGTCAAGTGCAAGATTTATTACTTAGTACTCCTTCCCATCTCTACCTACTTGGTAGCTTAGAAAGAATCTTAGCTCTTGTCTTACAAATCGCCTTCTCAATACTTGTATTATACGGCGTTAAACATAAGAAATATATTTTTGTTATATATGCCGGCTTGTTCCATGCATTTGTAGACTTCTTTGCAGCTCTTTATCAGAAACAAGTTATCAATATATTTGTTGCAGAAGGAATTACTTTTATTTGTGCAGTTGGCGCCTTCATTCTCATTCGTAAAATGAAAGACAAACTGACGATTGAACCAGAAAAAAACTAA
- a CDS encoding ABC-2 transporter permease — protein MLNLIKRDLILQKKQLIFYLGCIIFFIVMNSHPILTFTIASILIPFSTHAYDAKTETNILLNSLPYTRKEIVASRYIGAIVYMLLAIAVTSAMLIIFQKSFIVEHIVMGNALFLLFAAFTFPLFYQFKQEHLILFIIASFLGLTALVKFLATEFSTVIDAIFSFSIPALYSIATAIIVCVYIVSWRASLIIYQRKVF, from the coding sequence ATGCTTAATTTAATCAAACGCGATTTAATTTTACAGAAGAAGCAACTGATCTTTTATTTAGGCTGTATTATCTTTTTTATTGTGATGAACAGTCACCCTATTTTAACATTTACGATTGCAAGTATTTTGATTCCATTTAGTACGCATGCCTACGATGCAAAGACAGAAACAAATATTTTATTAAATTCTTTACCATATACACGTAAGGAAATTGTCGCTTCACGTTATATTGGAGCAATTGTTTACATGCTGCTAGCAATTGCTGTAACAAGCGCAATGCTTATCATCTTTCAAAAGTCATTTATTGTAGAGCATATTGTAATGGGCAATGCATTGTTTTTGCTATTTGCAGCCTTTACATTTCCACTATTTTATCAATTTAAACAAGAGCATCTGATTTTGTTTATTATAGCTTCATTTTTAGGATTAACTGCTTTGGTAAAATTTCTTGCAACAGAGTTTAGTACGGTTATCGATGCTATTTTCAGCTTTTCTATACCTGCCTTGTATAGCATAGCTACAGCTATAATCGTATGTGTTTATATCGTTTCATGGAGAGCATCATTAATCATTTATCAACGTAAAGTATTTTAA
- a CDS encoding histidine phosphatase family protein codes for MKKFIIIRHCSATGQARDAALTIAGEKQAHFLADVLVQKNLQIESIISSPFTRTLQSIAPFALLSNLPIKEDERLTERILSNAPLDDWLQKLEYTFTNIDIAFSGGESTKQAMDRVASLIQDILQQEHQVTLLVTHGNLLTLILKHFDDRIGFLEWQNLSNPDIYEITIDEQTTIHRLWGTSIENCYTR; via the coding sequence TTGAAAAAGTTTATTATTATACGTCACTGCTCAGCGACTGGACAAGCGCGAGATGCAGCATTAACAATTGCTGGTGAGAAACAGGCGCACTTCCTCGCTGATGTTCTTGTGCAGAAGAACTTGCAAATAGAGTCCATTATTTCAAGCCCTTTTACCCGAACGCTTCAATCTATTGCACCATTTGCATTGCTCTCAAATTTGCCAATTAAAGAAGACGAGAGATTAACAGAGCGCATATTAAGCAATGCACCATTAGACGATTGGCTACAAAAACTAGAATATACGTTTACAAATATAGATATTGCCTTTTCAGGCGGAGAGTCAACAAAGCAGGCGATGGACCGAGTTGCATCGCTTATTCAAGATATTTTACAACAAGAACATCAAGTAACATTACTTGTTACACATGGAAACTTATTAACACTCATTTTAAAGCACTTTGATGATCGGATTGGTTTTCTAGAATGGCAGAACTTAAGCAACCCTGACATTTATGAAATTACAATTGATGAACAAACGACAATCCACAGATTGTGGGGGACATCTATTGAAAATTGTTACACGAGATAA
- a CDS encoding YunC family protein, producing MVNVEPIIIDNYTFIAVSVKLPKTNLLAVMSDKGYIMCGALDVGLLNEKLGDRGIIAGRAVGVRTIEQLLEAPLESVTTGAEALGVSAGTIGKDALLKMI from the coding sequence ATGGTGAATGTTGAGCCAATTATCATTGATAACTATACGTTTATAGCGGTCAGCGTAAAACTTCCGAAAACAAATTTGCTGGCTGTTATGAGCGATAAAGGATATATTATGTGTGGTGCTTTAGATGTCGGTCTCTTAAATGAGAAATTGGGGGACCGAGGAATTATTGCGGGCCGCGCAGTTGGCGTGAGAACGATTGAGCAGCTTCTTGAAGCACCGCTTGAATCGGTAACGACTGGTGCCGAAGCTTTAGGTGTTTCAGCAGGCACAATTGGAAAAGATGCGTTATTAAAAATGATATAA
- a CDS encoding thiol-activated cytolysin family protein: MNFLKITKNTKGIKFLTCLLVSLCTISYSSISFAETKTGNSADATKNASGIDTGIANLKYNNQEVLAVNGDKVESFVPKESTNSNGKFVVVEREKKSLTTSPVDISIIDSVANRTYPGAVQLANKAFADNQPSLLVAKRKPLNISIDLPGMRKDNTITVQNPTYGKVSGAVDELVSTWNEKYSKTHTLPARMQYTESMVYSKSQIASALNVNAKYLDNALNIDFKAIADGEKKVMVAAYKQIFYTVSAELPNNPSDLFDNSVTFDELTRKGVSKAAPPVMVSNVAYGRTVYVKLETSSKSKDVQAAFKALIKGQGVEASGQYKDIFEDSTFTAVVLGGDAKEHNKVVTKDFNEIRNIIKDNAELSSKNPAYPISYTSTFLKDNATAAVHNNTDYIETTTTEYSSAKMTLDHTGGYVAQFDVSWDEVSYDKNGKEVLTHKTWEGNGRDRTAHFNTVIPLPPNSKNVKVVARECTGLAWEWWRTIINEQNVPLTNEIKVSIGGTTLYPSANISH; the protein is encoded by the coding sequence TTGAATTTTTTGAAAATTACGAAAAATACCAAAGGAATAAAATTCCTAACATGTTTATTAGTTAGTTTATGCACTATTAGTTATTCATCTATTTCCTTCGCGGAAACAAAAACAGGTAATTCAGCTGATGCAACAAAAAATGCAAGTGGCATTGATACTGGCATAGCAAATCTTAAGTATAATAATCAAGAGGTTTTAGCAGTAAATGGTGATAAAGTAGAGAGTTTTGTTCCGAAAGAAAGTACAAATTCAAATGGTAAATTTGTAGTAGTTGAACGCGAGAAAAAATCACTTACAACTTCACCAGTGGATATTTCAATTATTGATTCTGTGGCTAATCGTACTTATCCAGGAGCAGTACAACTTGCAAATAAAGCTTTTGCGGATAATCAACCTAGTTTGTTAGTAGCTAAGAGAAAACCTTTGAATATTAGTATAGACTTACCTGGCATGAGAAAAGACAATACAATTACTGTCCAAAATCCTACATATGGTAAGGTGTCTGGAGCAGTAGATGAATTAGTATCTACTTGGAATGAAAAGTATTCAAAAACACATACGTTACCTGCAAGAATGCAGTATACAGAATCTATGGTGTATAGTAAATCTCAAATAGCGAGTGCTCTTAATGTTAACGCTAAATATCTTGACAATGCACTGAACATTGATTTTAAAGCGATTGCAGATGGAGAGAAAAAAGTGATGGTTGCGGCATATAAACAAATCTTTTATACCGTAAGTGCAGAACTACCTAACAATCCGTCAGATCTTTTTGATAATAGTGTTACGTTTGACGAGTTAACTCGTAAAGGGGTAAGTAAGGCGGCTCCGCCTGTTATGGTGTCAAATGTAGCTTATGGTAGAACAGTTTATGTGAAATTAGAAACATCATCTAAGAGCAAAGATGTACAAGCTGCTTTTAAAGCCTTAATTAAGGGTCAAGGCGTTGAAGCGAGTGGACAGTACAAAGATATTTTTGAAGACAGTACCTTTACCGCTGTAGTATTAGGCGGCGATGCGAAAGAGCATAACAAGGTTGTTACAAAAGATTTTAATGAAATCCGAAATATCATTAAAGATAATGCAGAATTAAGTTCTAAAAATCCAGCATACCCAATTTCATATACAAGCACTTTCTTAAAAGATAACGCAACTGCTGCTGTTCATAACAATACAGATTATATTGAGACTACAACTACAGAATATTCTAGTGCTAAAATGACGCTTGATCATACTGGAGGATATGTTGCTCAATTTGATGTATCTTGGGATGAAGTCTCATATGATAAAAATGGAAAAGAAGTACTAACCCATAAAACTTGGGAAGGAAACGGCAGAGACAGAACTGCTCATTTCAATACAGTCATACCACTTCCGCCGAATTCAAAAAATGTAAAAGTCGTAGCAAGAGAATGTACAGGTCTTGCATGGGAATGGTGGAGAACAATTATTAATGAACAAAATGTTCCATTAACAAATGAAATAAAAGTTTCAATTGGAGGAACGACATTATACCCAAGTGCTAATATTAGTCATTAG
- the yunB gene encoding sporulation protein YunB — MRTFRPKASRFRKGPLPFRHVLLISFIIFLLLTLQGFWIVNKSIQPTLIEYGEVQTHKMATVVMTKAVKDRIKEGFDVDSLMKVQNDKNGKVSTIDLNTKQVNEILTSTTAYIEKYLHQMEKGDMKALGLPEETGVSMSVPFGRITDNALLGNLGPDIPIDFTTIGHVNTDIKQNVKPHGINNTAIEVVMEVDVTLQVIIPFRTKEITVKQNIPIATRIVQGEVPSYYGSGGVVVPDGKGKKADD, encoded by the coding sequence ATGCGTACATTTCGTCCAAAAGCTTCGCGGTTTCGAAAAGGACCGCTTCCTTTTCGGCATGTACTACTCATTTCGTTTATCATTTTTTTATTGTTAACTTTACAAGGATTCTGGATTGTGAATAAAAGTATTCAGCCAACATTGATCGAGTATGGGGAAGTGCAGACACATAAAATGGCAACGGTTGTCATGACGAAGGCAGTAAAGGATCGAATTAAAGAAGGATTTGATGTGGATTCATTAATGAAAGTACAAAACGATAAGAATGGAAAAGTATCCACAATCGATTTAAATACAAAGCAAGTAAATGAGATTTTAACATCGACTACTGCATACATAGAGAAATATTTGCATCAAATGGAGAAGGGGGATATGAAGGCGCTCGGTCTTCCAGAAGAGACCGGGGTGTCGATGTCTGTTCCTTTTGGACGCATAACGGATAATGCACTCCTTGGTAATTTAGGGCCAGATATTCCGATTGATTTTACAACAATCGGCCATGTGAATACGGATATTAAGCAAAATGTAAAGCCACACGGGATTAACAATACAGCGATTGAAGTTGTTATGGAAGTCGATGTGACGCTGCAGGTAATTATTCCATTCCGTACAAAAGAAATTACAGTGAAACAAAACATCCCGATTGCGACGCGAATTGTGCAAGGCGAGGTGCCGTCTTATTATGGAAGTGGCGGAGTTGTTGTGCCAGATGGCAAAGGGAAGAAAGCGGATGATTAA
- a CDS encoding GntR family transcriptional regulator, protein MQIIISNSSKEPIYEQITNQIKSLILTGDLKEGSPLPSMRQLAKDLQISIITTKRAYEELEKAGFIYSIVGKGSFVAEQNLDVVREKKLKVIEEQLLSVITNSKEIGLPLTELRELLTILYEE, encoded by the coding sequence ATGCAAATAATTATTTCAAATAGTTCTAAGGAGCCAATTTACGAACAAATTACCAATCAAATAAAGTCGCTCATTTTAACTGGTGATTTAAAAGAGGGATCGCCACTCCCATCAATGCGCCAGCTCGCAAAGGATTTGCAGATTAGTATTATTACGACAAAGCGCGCGTATGAGGAGCTAGAAAAAGCAGGTTTTATTTATTCGATTGTAGGTAAAGGCTCGTTTGTTGCTGAACAAAATTTAGATGTAGTACGTGAGAAAAAATTAAAAGTGATTGAAGAACAGTTATTGTCTGTCATTACTAATAGTAAGGAAATTGGGCTACCTTTAACGGAACTGCGAGAATTATTAACTATTTTATATGAGGAGTAA
- a CDS encoding bifunctional UDP-sugar hydrolase/5'-nucleotidase, protein MSRFVQEEKKRRQKAGESVFTLDIGDHVDRFHRITEATNGKGNTKLLNEALYDYVTIGNNEGITLAKEHLEHLYDEANFEVLVANLFERDGTRPNWVKPYKLHTTADGVTIAFIGLTVAYPEFYEMLDWHIEDPIAHLEVILEEVKEKADVTVVLSHLGKNEDEYMAEHYDIDVILGAHTHHLFEHGVLVNETLLCCGEKWGRYVGHVQLTVNKETKQVVKKDGRALCTKELKVSGEPLPTIEALEEESTCIMAEPVIELKEHLPVDWFKETPFSSMLASALKEWCNAEVGMVNAGVLLEGLKEGIVTRGDIHRICPHPINPCALKVKGKTLREIILKARRPNMEQLEVKGLGFRGKVMGKMIYDGIEVIPDTIPGNKILLQDVLINGESLELDRIYTVGTIDMFTFGYLYPELSTLSDKQYYMPELLRDVLAKMLITYTSSIKL, encoded by the coding sequence ATTTCACGGTTTGTACAAGAAGAGAAAAAGCGTAGACAGAAAGCAGGAGAGTCTGTTTTTACATTAGATATTGGCGATCACGTAGATCGTTTTCATCGTATAACGGAAGCAACGAATGGAAAGGGCAATACGAAATTATTAAACGAAGCGTTATATGATTATGTAACGATTGGAAATAACGAAGGAATTACATTAGCGAAGGAGCATCTTGAACATTTATATGATGAAGCGAATTTTGAGGTGCTTGTAGCTAATTTATTTGAAAGAGATGGAACGCGTCCTAATTGGGTAAAACCGTACAAGCTGCATACAACTGCAGATGGAGTTACAATCGCTTTTATCGGCTTAACGGTAGCTTATCCAGAGTTCTATGAAATGCTGGATTGGCATATTGAAGATCCGATTGCACATTTGGAAGTAATTTTAGAAGAAGTGAAAGAAAAAGCGGATGTTACTGTCGTTCTTTCTCATCTTGGAAAGAATGAAGATGAATATATGGCAGAGCATTATGATATTGATGTTATTTTAGGAGCGCATACGCATCATTTGTTTGAGCATGGCGTTCTTGTAAATGAGACTCTTCTTTGTTGCGGGGAAAAGTGGGGGCGCTATGTTGGGCACGTTCAGTTAACCGTAAACAAAGAGACGAAGCAAGTTGTCAAAAAAGACGGACGAGCGCTTTGTACAAAAGAGTTGAAAGTTTCCGGAGAGCCGTTACCAACTATTGAAGCCCTCGAGGAAGAAAGTACATGCATTATGGCAGAACCCGTTATTGAGTTGAAAGAACATTTACCAGTTGATTGGTTTAAAGAAACCCCTTTTTCCAGTATGCTAGCAAGTGCATTAAAAGAATGGTGTAATGCTGAGGTTGGTATGGTGAATGCAGGTGTATTATTAGAAGGATTAAAAGAAGGAATTGTTACACGAGGAGATATCCACCGCATTTGTCCACATCCTATTAATCCATGTGCATTAAAAGTAAAAGGAAAAACATTACGGGAAATTATTTTGAAAGCACGTCGTCCCAATATGGAGCAGCTTGAAGTAAAAGGGCTTGGCTTTCGCGGGAAAGTGATGGGGAAAATGATTTATGATGGTATCGAAGTGATTCCAGATACGATTCCTGGAAATAAAATTTTACTTCAAGATGTGCTGATTAATGGAGAATCTTTAGAATTAGATCGCATATATACTGTCGGAACAATTGATATGTTTACATTCGGCTACTTATACCCAGAACTATCCACACTTTCTGACAAACAGTATTATATGCCGGAGTTATTAAGAGATGTGTTAGCGAAGATGTTGATAACCTATACATCTTCAATTAAATTATAG
- a CDS encoding M23 family metallopeptidase has translation MLRKIALFLSIYVFLGQSIAYGEIDQNQIYEKRMILYKETEKDTNIPWYYVAAIDQYERNIRSVRKDIPKKPDAIVSIYFKPEVWSGPANSTYNDTLPHTISLFGGIGLDGDKDGLADANNDRDLLHTMATIIKKQGTSEDRMKIMLWKYYRRAKTVELITEYARIYKHYGRINLEGNAFPLPVHSDNSYRSTFGAGRSFGGRRIHEGTDIFAGHGVPVRSTCYGIIETKGWNRLGGWRIGIRDLYNNYHYYAHLGGFSKEIQLGQIVEPGKVIGFVGSTGYGPPGTAGKFPPHLHFGLYKDNGYTEWAFDPYMHLSLWERKERTNLKNNRS, from the coding sequence ATGCTTCGAAAGATTGCCCTATTTCTTTCTATTTACGTTTTTCTTGGGCAAAGTATTGCCTATGGTGAAATAGACCAAAATCAAATATACGAAAAACGCATGATACTATATAAGGAAACTGAAAAAGATACTAATATTCCATGGTATTATGTAGCTGCAATTGATCAATATGAACGCAATATTCGGAGCGTAAGGAAAGATATTCCGAAAAAGCCTGATGCTATCGTTTCAATTTATTTCAAACCAGAAGTGTGGTCCGGTCCTGCCAATTCCACGTATAATGATACATTACCCCACACAATTTCTCTCTTTGGCGGGATTGGGTTAGATGGAGATAAAGATGGACTTGCAGATGCAAATAACGACCGAGATCTTTTACACACAATGGCAACTATTATAAAGAAACAAGGTACGTCAGAAGATCGTATGAAAATTATGCTATGGAAATATTATAGACGTGCGAAAACAGTTGAATTAATTACCGAATACGCTCGTATTTATAAGCACTATGGCCGCATTAACTTAGAAGGAAACGCTTTCCCTCTACCTGTCCATAGCGATAATAGCTACCGTAGTACATTTGGCGCTGGGCGGAGCTTTGGCGGAAGACGTATTCATGAAGGCACCGATATTTTTGCAGGACATGGTGTACCAGTAAGGTCTACCTGCTACGGCATTATCGAAACAAAGGGCTGGAACCGCCTCGGTGGCTGGCGCATCGGTATTCGCGATTTATATAACAATTATCATTATTACGCACATTTAGGCGGTTTTTCAAAAGAAATACAACTCGGACAAATTGTTGAACCAGGAAAAGTCATTGGCTTTGTTGGTAGCACAGGCTACGGTCCCCCTGGTACAGCAGGTAAATTCCCCCCACACTTGCACTTTGGATTATACAAAGACAACGGCTATACAGAATGGGCCTTTGATCCGTATATGCATTTAAGTTTATGGGAGCGAAAAGAACGTACAAATTTAAAAAACAACCGTAGCTAA
- a CDS encoding ABC transporter ATP-binding protein: protein MENIVELHNVSKTFQGFSIKQLNLQIKKGFVTGFIGTNGAGKSTIIKIMMNLLKPDAGEVKIFGLDYATHEKEIKERISFVFDSNVFYEGLNLKDIKRMIAPAYKNWDETIFKRYIEQFQLPMNKAIKTFSKGMQMKASLALALSHHAELIIMDEPTAGLDPIFRRELLHLLHELMLDGNRTLFFSTHITTDLDRIADFIAFVKKGKLIFNHSIHEVEENYALVKGSRDLLDRDTEKAFMHVHRAPTGFEALTNNVTEVEQIFGNEVMIERASLEDIMYYSKGVGHHA, encoded by the coding sequence ATGGAAAATATAGTAGAGCTACACAATGTTAGTAAAACATTTCAAGGTTTTTCGATAAAGCAATTAAATTTACAAATCAAAAAAGGATTTGTAACAGGATTCATCGGCACAAATGGTGCCGGTAAATCGACAATCATTAAAATAATGATGAACTTATTAAAGCCAGATGCGGGCGAGGTTAAAATTTTTGGCTTAGACTACGCAACGCACGAAAAAGAAATTAAAGAGCGCATCAGTTTTGTTTTTGATAGTAACGTATTTTATGAAGGGTTAAATCTAAAGGATATTAAACGTATGATCGCGCCTGCTTATAAAAATTGGGACGAAACGATATTTAAGCGCTATATAGAACAGTTTCAATTGCCAATGAATAAAGCGATTAAAACTTTTTCAAAGGGTATGCAGATGAAGGCTTCATTAGCGCTTGCGCTATCACATCATGCCGAGTTGATTATTATGGATGAGCCAACAGCGGGCTTAGACCCAATATTTAGACGTGAGTTACTTCATTTACTACATGAATTAATGCTTGATGGCAATCGTACACTATTTTTCTCGACACATATTACGACGGATTTAGATCGCATCGCTGATTTTATCGCCTTTGTAAAAAAGGGAAAATTAATCTTTAATCACTCCATTCATGAGGTAGAAGAAAACTATGCCTTAGTAAAAGGGAGTAGGGATTTACTAGACCGCGATACAGAAAAAGCCTTTATGCATGTTCATCGTGCACCGACTGGCTTTGAGGCATTAACGAATAATGTAACTGAAGTGGAACAAATTTTTGGTAATGAAGTTATGATTGAACGCGCCTCATTAGAGGACATCATGTATTACTCGAAAGGAGTAGGGCATCATGCTTAA
- a CDS encoding multidrug efflux SMR transporter, producing MKAFLFLAIAIVSEVFGTTMLKVSNGFTKVLPSIGVVLGFASAFFFLSKALQHIQLSTAYAIWSGVGTALTALIGVLVWKDVFTWQTAVGIVLIIGGVVVLNMSGSGAH from the coding sequence ATGAAGGCTTTTCTATTTTTAGCAATTGCGATTGTAAGTGAAGTATTTGGGACAACTATGCTAAAGGTATCAAATGGTTTTACAAAAGTGCTTCCAAGCATAGGAGTAGTGTTAGGTTTTGCCTCAGCATTTTTCTTTCTGTCAAAAGCACTGCAACATATACAACTTAGTACGGCGTATGCCATTTGGTCAGGAGTAGGAACAGCTTTAACGGCATTAATTGGTGTACTTGTTTGGAAAGATGTCTTCACGTGGCAAACAGCAGTTGGAATAGTGCTTATTATAGGCGGAGTAGTAGTACTAAATATGTCGGGATCTGGTGCACATTAA